The Punica granatum isolate Tunisia-2019 chromosome 4, ASM765513v2, whole genome shotgun sequence genome has a window encoding:
- the LOC116205208 gene encoding chromo domain-containing protein LHP1 — translation MKLGVKKRSTGAGEEEGGDPFEERDQVEEGEGGGEEEEEGEEEDESDDEGDAADADFDAQQEEDETERPKLDEGFYEIEAVRRKRVRKGEVQYLIKWRGWPETANTWEPLENLFSCTDVIDAFEESLRSGKHRSYRKRKRKHGVTHTQPRKKQNTQQQSSYSSRRVEDSIDDELLTSVPIKSSIPVDLPREVNLAINRPETVANGLESNVQQPVDTREEPEYDPKLSELMGSVRSNGADPEFRAKKLQNSEGNGLMNGVKSDSVELNPRGAKRRKSGSVKRFKQELASGQVDVENVGCGALEQGIENHDTTRVNSTSTKNDSSKNAPVITKIIKPIGFSSSGTDNDQNVSVTFVVMRSDGKEEVVDNSYLKANNPLLLIDFYEQHLRYNPTPP, via the exons ATGAAGCTGGgagtgaagaagaggagcaCTGGAGCAGGAGAAG AAGAAGGAGGGGACCCTTTTGAGGAGAGAGATCAGGTGGAGGAaggggaaggaggaggagaagaagaagaggagggagaagaggaagatgagTCCGACGATGAAGGGGACGCAGCAGACGCTGATTTTGATGCCcaacaagaagaagatgagacTGAGCGTCCCAAGCTCGATGAGGGCTTCTACGAGATCGAAGCGGTGCGCCGCAAGAGGGTCCGCAAG GGCGAGGTCCAGTATCTTATAAAGTG GCGTGGCTGGCCCGAGACAGCTAATACCTGGGAGCCCTTAGAGAACCTCTTTTCCTGTACTGATGTTATTGATGCTTTTGAAGAGAG CTTGCGGTCAGGAAAGCATAGGTCATACAGGAAGCGTAAACGCAAACACGGGGTGACTCACACACAACCCAGAAAGAAGCAGAATACTCAGCAGCAGTCTTCTTACAGTTCGAGGCGAGTGGAGGACAGTATTGATGATGAGCTTCTCACTTCTGTGCCAATTAAGAGCTCAATCCCTGTAGACCTCCCTAGAGAGGTTAATTTGGCTATAAACAGGCCAGAAACTGTGGCGAATGGGTTGGAAAGTAATGTTCAACAACCTGTCGATACAAGAGAGGAGCCCGAGTACGATCCCAAGCTTAGTGAACTCATGGGATCAGTTCGTTCGAATGGTGCTGATCCTGAGTTTCGGGCAAAAAAGCTGCAAAATTCTGAAGGTAATGGCCTCATGAATGGGGTGAAGTCCGACTCAGTTGAACTAAATCCCCGAGGAGCAAAGCGGAGAAAATCAGGTTCCGTGAAGAGGTTTAAACAAGAATTGGCTTCAGGTCAAGTGGATGTGGAGAATGTTGGTTGTGGGGCACTAGAGCAGGGCATTGAGAATCACGATACTACGAGGGTTAATTCAACTTCTACCAAGAATGATAGTTCAAAAAATGCACCAGTAATCACGAAGATCATCAAACCAATAGGATTCTCATCTTCTGGGACAGACAACGATCAGAACGTATCAGTGACCTTTGTTGTCATGAG GTCCGATGGGAAGGAAGAAGTGGTTGATAATAGCTATCTCAAGGCAAACAATCCGCTTCTG TTGATCGACTTCTATGAGCAACATCTTCGCTACAATCCGACACCACCGTGA